Within Mycobacterium botniense, the genomic segment TGAAGGAAAATTGCCAGCACCACGACTAACCCGAGTAGCGCGCTCGTCCCCAATTTTGCGCGCGAGTAGAAATTGGGGTTCGGTACGTCGGCGGCGACCATCCGCTCGAACCTGCCGAGGGTGCCCCGGTCTAATCCGCCCTCCGCCAGGTAAGCGACGGTGTCTGCTATCAGCTCCTGTTCGCGTGGATCCGGTTTGTGTGTAAGCGCTTGGACGAGAGAGCTTTTACCACGCGCGTAGCGCGGCAGCAGCGCCGTACCAACAAGAAGTGCGATCGCGTACAGCCCAGCGATCGCAAGTGTGAACATCGGCCGAAGATGATGGATAGATCCGGACGCCACCAGGTCACCGTAATTTCCAGTGCTCACCAGCTACTGACCAACCGGGGTCGGGTATAGGAGTGTCCACGCCGCCGCACCGAGGAGTCCGCCCGGCAACGCGTACACCGCATCGCGTCGACCTTCGCCGAGCGCCATCAGCTCAGAACCCGGGACATAGCCGGAGATAGCCATTCCGGCTCCGAAAAGAAGCCCGCCGATCATCACGCCGGCGATGTAAATCGGTTTCGGCGAAAAATGCATAGAGAATCCCAGCGCGGAAAGACCGTACAAGGTCACGGCGCCAACCGCCGAGGCGATAGCGATGCAGCCGACGAGTAGCCGGTCTTTCCACCGGGCCAGCCGGATAAGGGTCTCCGGGTTTGCGATGCCCCAGATCTCTCCGATCGCTCCGACCACCATTCCGAAGATCACGCCGACCCATAGCGGAGCTGTCAGCGTTATCATCATCACGCTTCCTCCACCTCGACATTTCGCGGCCAGCCATTAACCGCCTTCGACCTGGACCTCGGTGGCGCCGCCTCGCCATGCGGAGAGCTGCCGTCGCGGTCGTGGGTGCACCGGGCAACGCTCGGCCGGTGCCGATCGGCGTTGAGCCGCGGCACCGGACGAGTGCGGGAGCCACTCGACAGCGATCATATACCCTGTGGGGTATATACTCGGCGGTAGTACCGCTTCAGGAGGATCGAAGATCATGACCGCTGCCGCCGAGACACCAGCCACCACACCGCCCATGCCACGTATCGGCGATCCGGCACCGGCATTTAGCGCCGTGAGCACCCGGGGGAAGATCGACTTTCCCGCCGACTACGAAGGCAAATGGGTGATTTTCTTCTCACACCCGGCCGACTTCACGCCGGTATGCACCACCGAGTTCATGACGTTCGCTTCCATGCAGCAGCAGTTTGCCGCGTACAACACCGAATTGCTGGGACTGTCGGTGGACGGGCTCTACAGCCACATCGCGTGGCTGCGCACGATCAAGGAGAAAATCGCCTTTCGTGACTTGAAGAACGTCGATGTGAGCTTTCCCGTCATCGAAGATGTCTCACTGAGTGTCGCCCGCAAATACGGGATGGTCATGCCAGGCGAGGATTCCACCAAGGCGGTGCGGGCAGTGTTTGTCATCGA encodes:
- a CDS encoding peroxiredoxin — translated: MTAAAETPATTPPMPRIGDPAPAFSAVSTRGKIDFPADYEGKWVIFFSHPADFTPVCTTEFMTFASMQQQFAAYNTELLGLSVDGLYSHIAWLRTIKEKIAFRDLKNVDVSFPVIEDVSLSVARKYGMVMPGEDSTKAVRAVFVIDPKGIIRVIIYYPLSLGRNFDELLRVVKALQTCDHFGVSTPADWQPGEPVVLAAPGTTGAAQERMAGTAEGVECTEWFLCTKKLSAEEIEAAIRVA
- a CDS encoding YeeE/YedE thiosulfate transporter family protein produces the protein MMITLTAPLWVGVIFGMVVGAIGEIWGIANPETLIRLARWKDRLLVGCIAIASAVGAVTLYGLSALGFSMHFSPKPIYIAGVMIGGLLFGAGMAISGYVPGSELMALGEGRRDAVYALPGGLLGAAAWTLLYPTPVGQ